The DNA sequence TTGCTAGCAACAGTTGGATACCATCTGAGCTGAGTGTATGTTCTCCTCTGCTTGCAGGTATTTAACCCAGGCGTGGCAAAAGGCACGAGCAGAAGGGCTGATGGCCTACTGAATCTCCACCGacccataagaaaggccatgttggatcagaccgaggcccatcaagtccagcagtctgttccaacagtggccaaccaggtgcctctgggaagcccacaaacaagacgactgcagcagcaccatcctgcctgtgttccacagcacctgatataataggcctgctcctctgatcctggagagaacaggtatgcatcatgactagtagccatttttattagtagctatggactccataaacatgtccactcccctcttcaagccttccaggttggcagccatcaccacatcctggagcagggagttccacaatttaactatgcgttgtgtgaagaaatacttccttttatcagttttgaatctctcaccctccagcttcagcagatgaccccacgtacCCAGAATGTGTTATTGAAAAAAATCATATCATTTTTAACTTTTGTAAATACATCAATCATATTGTAAGCAATTGAGAAGCACTTCCCTTTATTTCTACTATTCCTGTCTTCAGGAGTTTGGGGGACAGGAAGAGAGTTTGCTcatccctattattattattttgaagtggcagaaagaaCTATTGCAGTCATCTCTAAGGATGggtacagagagccagcatggtgtagtggttaagagaggcgggtttgattccccactcccccacatgaagcctgctgggtgaccttgggccattcacagttctctcagaactctctcaacctgcgcagaagcaggcaatggcaaaccacttctgaatgtttcttgccttgaaaaccctactgggtcaccataggttagctatgacttgacaacactttccaccacactaAGGATGTGGGTTTACAGTAAGATCATGcatgggcttggatccagccCTGTAAGATTCATgggcttagagagccagcgtggtgtggtggttcccctcctcacaacagaaaccgtgaggcaggtggggttgagagaggtctaagagagctgtgactagcccagggtcacccagcaggctgtgtgtggaggagtggggaaaccaacccggttcaccagattggagtctgctggttatgaggaggagtggagaatcaaacctggttcctccagattagagtccaccgctccaaactactgctcctaaccactacaccacacaaagaCCTTTTCTATGGCCTCTGCTCTGGCTTGGTTGGGCTCGAGCTCCCGGCATTCAACACAGCTACAGATTTCTAGTGACCCCACCATTAACTCTGCCTTCCAACAGTGCTTGACAGCGCAATGGATGGAAAGCGTCCCAAGGAGAAAGCACAAACATATATCACCAAACGGTTAGTATATCACCAACAATGGGTATCCCCTGAAGAATTCTATCAGTCCCTCACCTCTACTGCTGTGCTGGTGGTTGgctgctcctcttcttcttccacctcttCCACAGAAACCACCACCtccttttgtttcttctttttcttcttcttgacaggttcctcctcctcttgcgTCTCTTCTGGCTCTTCtacaagggggagaaaaacagaaatgaagcagTAGGGTCCATCACACAAAAATACCCCCAAAACAAGTCAACCACCATAAAAGGGCATACAGATGAAAATGAACATGGCAGGAGCGACCTAGGCCACTGCTCTGAAACCGAGCAGAATGTAAAGATGCAGGTGAGGaattcttaaaaggtaaaggtattgtctactcagactcgcaGCGgcctctctagggtctcaggtggaggtgtttcacatcacctactgcctggtccttttaactagggatgccgaggattgaacctgggaccttctcagtGTCAAATAATACAGACTCTAATTGCACCCCTCCCACAAACTGACCAGGACGGTCCAGGCTAGCTcactctcgtcagatctcagaagataaacagggtcagccctggttagtacttggatgggagaccaccaaggaagtccagggatgctatgcagaggcaggctatgccAAGCCACCTATGAACATCTcctgcaagcactgagtcattattgacccatggggtgacgtcacatcctgatgttttctaggcagactttgtttacgaggtggtttgccagttccttccccagtcatcttccctttacccccagcaagctgggtactcattttaccgacctcggaaggatggaaggctgagtcaacctcgagccggctacctgaaaccgacttccatcgggactgaactcaggtcgtgagcagagctttgacagcACTACTGTAGCTTACCATGACTTGGAGGGGTGCTTGTGGTGTGTGTGGCTTACTGCTTTTTGGTTACAAAGCAGGAAGTGGTGCACCACTGGGGTGAATGATCAGAAACAGATGGCGCCCAGGAACCAAGCGACAAATCCTGCCTTAGGCAGTTTGTTGCTCAACACTGTCTTTTAATTCCGCACTGTTGCATAGTTCGTTGGATGACTTACACTGTATGAGTTCACTGGATTTATGCTGTAGCCTGCCTTAAATCTCAGCAAGGAAGGGCAGCTATAAAAATAATGCAATTAAATAAATTGCACGGCATGAACTGCCCCTATTAGGTTTACGTATATTTGGATGGAAAATGCTCTTTATCGGATTGTAGCCCACCTTACGCGGGGCAAGAGCAAAACACTGTGGAATCCTGCTAATGGAAAACTGGCTACAGCCAATGAAAGCTAAATCCAAGTGAGGTCTTTTAAGCCTTTCTGGCCAAGGcttgaagaaggagagttggtgtttatatgccgatttctccaccacttaaggaagactcaaaccggcttacaatcaccttcccttcccctcccccacaacagacaccctgtgaggtaggtggggctgagagagctctaacagaactgtaactttcccaaggtcacccagctggcttcatgtgtaggagttgggaaacaaatccagttcaccagattggcgtccaccgctcatgtggaggagcggggaatcaaacctggctctccagatttgaacatatgaagctgccttatactgaatcagacccttggcccatccaagtcagtattgtctactcagactggcagcggctctccagggtctcaggcagaggcctttcacatcacctacctgcctagtccctttaactggaggtgtcggggattgaacctgggactttactCCTTACTGTCGTGGGGCGCTTAATGAATGAATGACGCACGTGGCACAGCCCCGCCCTCCCACCCCGGAGCATGAACTTTATGCAGGTTTACTTGCAGGTTTGGCCAAGTGCATTCTCCAAAATTTTTCTGTTTGACAGTGAAATCGTTTTGCAGATTCAACGGACTGCAAAGGAGCTGGGAGCTCATCCGTTCTTCTAGGCAAGGAAGACTCCAGAACAACTAACCTTTGATTTCCACGACTTTAGCCTTCTTCGCTTTCACTGGTGTCTCTGTCTCCTCCTCTCCCGTTTCAATTTTGCGCTTCTTTGGAACCAGAGGGAGTGTGGATTCCCCAGAAGGGTCATACGTCTTCACCTCACTAGAACGGATGAAAGAAGGCAACTTGAGGTAAGAACATTGCATATATCTCATACGCAGTGATAATTAAATTAAAGATTACTGCTGCTGTTTTTCTATcagctctgtggtagagcctctgcttggcatgcagaacgcccccggttcaatccctggcatctccagttaaagggactaggcaagtaggtgatgtgaaagaccctgagggccgctgctggtctgagtagacaatactgactttgatggaccaagggtcggattcagtataaggcagcttcatgtgtccacgcAGGCAGATCCATACTGCCTGCTTTCTAtgttttctctcacagaaaaAAGTAAAATACAGTGTATGCTGCATGGTAGgtagagactgaaagcctgctcaTTTTCATCTAAATGAGCTTTGGGGCAAAGAGTAAATCTCTAATGGTGGGGGCCTATGGCATTTTTAGACTACTTTCtaacattggttcttgcaggctatccgggctgtgtaactgtggtcttggtattttctttcctgacatttcgccagcagctgtggcaggcatcttcagaggaataacactgaaggacagtgtctctcagtgtcaagtgtgtaggaagagtaatatatagtcagaaaggggttgggtttgagctgagttattgtcctacaaaaagtatcaaaggtaatgtcctaatcattgtcctgtaagtatccagataatgtgctaatgagggtgtggtatgttaatatggaaccactgtatcctgaaatgatctgttctAACTTTCTAACATTGTTTGCATATGTCACTCTAGTTCTCTTATCAAAGTGTTTTTACACTGTTTTATTTGAGACAAAAAAAGCGCGATTGTTTACACTGTTTTGCACGCACTGCCATAAATAAAAAGGTACGCAATGTTCATTTTgttcaaaaacaacaactgtaTCATGTATTTTAATCTAGACCTTCTCTTTCAGCAAGTTGAAAGAGGGTAAAGTGTTGTACTCCAGGggatgcccaggctagcccaatcttgttagatcatggaagctaagcagggtcggtccgggctagtatttggatgggagaccaccaaggaataccagcgtcactatgcagaggaatggcaaactacctctgttagtctcttgccttgaaaaccctactgggttgccataagtcggctgtgacttgatggaatgTTCCATCACCACTCCAGAGGATACAGTGTTGTATTTGAAACAACACCATAAGAAGCTAGTTACCTTATGCTATTGGccaatctccccctcccaccccaaaattAGCTGTCCATCTATTTTTAGATTGTTGTCCCCAGCCCTGggtcttagaacataagaaaggccatgctggatcagaccaaggcccatcaagtccagcagtccgttcacacagtggccaaccagctgcctctaggaagcccacaaacaagatgactgcagcagcaccatcctgcctgtgttccgcagcacctaatatatttggcatgctcctctgatcctggagagaataggtgtccatcatgactagtatgcattttggctattagccatgaatacccctctcctccatgaacatgtccactcccctcttaaagccttccaagttggcagccataagaagagccatgctggatcagaccaaaggcccatcaagtccagctgtctgattacacagtggccaaccaggtacctctaggaagcccacaaagacgaatgcagcagcaccgtcctgcctgcacTCCAAAGCACCTgttataataggcatcctcctctgatcctggagagaataggtatgcatcatgactagtatccgttttgaccagtagccatggataaccctctcctccatgaacatgtccactctcctcttaaagccttccaagttggcagccatcaccacctcctggggcagggagttccacaatttttgcAACGCTTGAGAAAAAAGGAGGGCACGTATACATTCTAAACAAATGCaataagcaaattaaataaatagatgcCAACACAGGAGGGCAAGCAGTTGAAAagaatggagaaagagagaaggctTTGAATTCAATATATTTCCGGACTCCCGTTTGCCTCCAGTATCTGGCCACCAGAGATACTCTGCTTCTGAACACAGATTCCATGCgcagataaaaacaaaattgagCAAACCCACCTCTTATGCTGATATTTGTCTGCCCGGGCCAAGGCTTTTCCTGTGCCACTTATTCGTCTTATCTGAGGGAAGAAAACGCCACAGTTACGGAGAACAAATCACCAGCAACTGGTTCAAACCACATAGCCCTTATAGCCTTAGAAATGGTGTAAGACTAGGAGAAGGCTCTCTTCCAGTTAGGAGAGTACCACGCCCTTGCCCACTCACAGGAACCAAGAAACACACACTGGGTCGAAAATCCTCCAAACCGCTTCAGCCTGAGGCAATAAGAATCCCAGCAGGATTAATCTGCCAGtcatggtagaagaagagttagtttttatatcccgattttctcaagctttaaggagtctcaaaccggcttacaatcaccttcccttcctcttcctacaacaggcacccagtgaggtaggtggggctgagagagttcagagagaacggtgactaacccaaggtcacctggcaggcttcatatggaggagtggggaaagaaacccagttcaccagattaaagtccgccactcttaaccactacaccacactggtaatgTATACAGAgagtgtagtggtttaagagtatcggattaggatctgggatacccaggttcaaatccccactctgccatagaagcttgctggatgatcttgggccagtcacatgttctcagcctccttaaccttcctcacagggtcgttgtgagtataacatggaggaggggagaatgatgtaagctgctttgggtctacattgtggagaaaggcaaagtataaatgaagaaaataaatacagaagGCCAGTCTTGTATCACATGATAATACAGTTGAGAGGCCATGGAACACATATAAGGAATCAAACTGACATTTGATACTGGTCGAAAGCAGCAATACTGGCGTAATACTTGTACTGCTGTAAGAAAAAACAGGAAGCaaaggccaaccacctctgcattTCAATGCCCCCTTTTTTGTGGCTGTAGCTACaaccaagatcatagaatcatagagttggaaggtaccaccagggtcatctagtccaaccccctgtacaacgcaggaaattcacaactacctcccctcccaacacccccagtgacccctactccatgcccagaagatggcaaaaaatgggggaaaaaattaacCCACATCACGTGGTGGAAAACGgcatctccctccccaccccgaaTGCCATCATCTCCTTACTGTCCTGGCACAGCAGAGTCCTTGGAATCGCTGCCTTGGGTGTGACTCTCACACCCAAGGCAGCGTTTCCAAGGACTCTGCTGTGTCACCTGTCCCCTTTAATTTTTAAAGGCTCACCCCCTTCTCCTCCAGGTGCCTCAGCCGCGTTTCCACTTTCAGCCTGTTCTCAACCCCCATCTCGGCGCTGGTGCTCTCTCCCAGGGCGTCGTAGCGAATGGTCAAGGCTGTCTTGGCTGCCAACATCCGCGAGATCTGCAGAAGAGAGGCCCACGGTGAGGGacgaggcaagcaggtgatgtgaaagacccctgccagagactatgcagccactgccggtctgagtagtcaatactaactttgatggaccaatgggttgattcagtataaggcagcttcatgtgttcatgtattcacatCATGGGCCACAGATTCTCACAGGCAACAGTATGTTGTGTAACTCTCTACGCTAGGGGTGACAAACATAAGACCCGGGGACTGGATACGGCCCTcagagagctcttatccagtccgCAAGACACccctcactctcaatctgggctggcaaggcatggcccaaccaagtgacatttatgtcacaccTGACCCTCGTAACAATTAAGTTCAACGCTCCTGCTCTACACGCTTAATTGTGGAATAGATCATTGGTTCGGAAGGCCATGAAGTAGACGATATTTGGTGGGAAAGAGGGGACGTGTTCAAAAGACATAGATTAGATCCATGAGTTATCCTGGCAAACTGAGCCAAATTTTCAGAACATGGTTTCTCAGCTACTCAATCTTCTGGTACCACAGTAATATAAACGCGTCACACGCACTTTGCTGTACAAAGCTTCAGGCGATCACTGAGGGGAAATGAGACTTATTGGTAAAACATCGGCCACTCACCTTTCCTTTGTTTTTGGCTGTCGTTTGCCCCACAAGGGAAGCGTGATAAATCAGACCGAACTTGGGGGTATCGCGTTTGGTCTTCAGGGCTCTGAAGAGAGCcttttcagcccccaaaatctgaaCCGTTGAAGCGGGATGCTTAGCCAGATTTAACAGAGAACCTGTGGCACAAACAGATCCAACATCATCAGCCTTTGTTTATCAGGTTACAGGTCAGGACCCTGACAAGAACTTAATTTTCAGACTTTGGTTGTGAGAATTGCCCTGTCTCACCACACACCCTCAACATTCGCccctcacaaaaatgcaaggcagAGCACCAGAAGTGTCTCAGAAGAGGTAGTGACTTAAGAGTTGCCTTCATCTTCCTTGATGAAATCAGGCAAACTTTAAAACAGAATCATCACTGACTACTTCCGGGCTCCTGTGAATACTCACAAGTTCGTGCACTCTGCATTTTAACATGCCAGaagtcttaggtcatttatgcatgggagttttacctgaggttcgttgctggctgaacccacactttcccgttgggaatttatgcaccagcagtctccaagctcaaatccccgcccctttaaatgctgctttgtaattggtttactttgcagtgctcactgtgagagaaaatccccccaaacccaattgcagcataaaaaagcattttaagaaaaacaaaaacagagcaatctgaaagtaaatatattgaaaataGCTGGGTTTCCGACATTGTAATAGACTAGAAGGTATGGTCAGTATATATAagtcaatattttagggataaaaaaatgaccttaggATTGAGAACCTAAACTTATTAAAcagtagactaagatgaaaatagctaaataataattaaagtaaaaataaattaaatcaaagttattcacaaaagaaataagatatataataatctgttctgtatgaggagagttggaagtcggtttctgtattgttttatatctcactttttcttttttttctttttgtataaattttttttgtatattttgacatattctgtagtattctgcatatttcaataagactaaaaaaaaattaaagaaaggggggaaagaaatccaagcctcagttttaaaaagcctttcctttgctcagaaagagctcccaggaagcaggaagcatttgcatcccagcctctttaaatgctgctttgtgaatggctgagaaagCAAGCTtttgtgtccagtgctttgccttctgcaaggagatttcagccaggctgagctcaggggagagggaagagtcgggttaacagaggaacgggaagacttGGACAtcactggcagcgaggtcacctctaataGATAGAAAagtcatgcagaactccaaggaacaaccgagtcagacggggcgaacgtgagtccaaatACCCATGCAGAAATAACCTTAGTCTCCTGAAGGAGAGGCTTTTAGTGTTGCAGAAGCACACCAGCTTACCAGTGAGCTACCACTTGGTAGCTGTAAGCACACAACACGCGGTTTTTGGTCCAACATACCCGCATGAGCGATAAGCCTTGCTCCAACTAGCTCTCCGACCATGACAGTAAGGTTAGGCGCGATGGCCATCATTCTGTTTTTGAGATAATCATACAGCTGCGTTCGATAGTCCGAGATCTCAATCACCTGGAATACATAACAAGGCTGCTCACTTATCGCACAAAGGAATACTGCCAAAGGAACGCACTGAAAGAAACACAGGTTGGCAGATATACCCATTCAGCAGCAGTATAACGACACACAGCAGTAGGCCTGAAAGTCATTAATCTGTTTATTCAGATCTTAGGAGCTCCCCGGCTTATCTAGCTCCTTCCAGCATACGCTACTGTCTGGTCcctgctatgtatttatttacatgtgAAATAAATAAGCATACGAGAGCTTTAAGCCTCACATGAGGATCTGCATTACCCTCGGCTTTATTGGAGGGAAAATTTAGGAAGTTGCCAAGAGCACAGTGAGAGTGCCCGTGTGGTGCGGGAGAATTGGAAAACACAAACCATGTGCTCCTCAGATGTGGCTATTACGAGGGTATTTGGCGGAAGCTGATTTGCTATTAATTTAATGGAGTCAGAGGAAGACAATGAAACTTCTTCTTTGGGatgggggctttttttttgtctctctcaagttgccaaaTTTTGAGCTGCTGCAATTAAGATCCGTACGGGAAAGGTTAACAGTAGGACTGGCTAATTTTTATctggtaaattattggttttaactatttttaaattatgatatttttaaacaagagagatcctaatctctcacaggctgtatctggttgttttattctagcttttgctgtaaataaatttaCTCTTATCTGTTTATTATTGGCGTTCCTGTCTGAACACTAGCAAATGGGGGCCCTTTGATAGTCCCAGACAGAACCCCCCTTGCAAACCTAAACATGAGCATTCTTCCTTTCCACAAGGATTAGAGAtctaaaatacacacacacacacacacacacacacacacacacacacacacacacacacaccctgtgtgtCTCTGGATCCCAGAAAAACGAGTAGAAAGTAAATCATTCAGTCCAGCCAGATTCATTTTCTGAATATTTTCTAAGATGGCATCAGAAGAGGTAGTGACTGTACAACCTTCACGGCTTATACATCAGGAGAGCCGACATGGCAGGATCATCATGGCCATCAAAACAAACAACAGCACAGCTGACTGGAACCCCTTTCAAAAAATGGCGTTTTCATACACAGAATGGGGCCAAACTCCCAAAATATTCAACTATGAGCACTAACTGCCTTCATCCACAAGCAGGCCAGCCTGAAATACATTTCGCTTAAaacagactggggagggcagccatgaaggagctagaaaagattctgaagtgtaaggatgtgtcactggcaaccaagatcaggttaattcatgccatcgtattccctattagtatgtatgggtgtgaaagctgcacaatgaagaaagctgactggaagaaagtagattcctttgaaatgtggtgttggaggagagtgttacagataccctggactgccaaaaaaacaaatcagtgggttttagatcaaatcaagcctgaactgaccctagaagctaaaatgactaaactgaggctgtcgtactttggacatagtatgagaagacaagagtcactggaaaggacaatcatgctaggtaacgttgaaggaagcaggaaaagagtaagacccaacaagagaaggattgactctataaaggaagccacggccctcaatttgcaagatctgagcaaggctgttaaggataggacactgtggaggacagtgattcatagggtcgccatgagttggaaacgacttgacggcacttaacacacacacacacacaaaacagactTAATTCCCAGCGAAGGAAATAGTACTAGGGTGGTCTCAATGGACTGCAGATTGGCTGCCGATGGCAATGTGGGCTTTTTATAAGACACGGATTTTTAGCCAATGACGGGGCTGCAAAGGTCCAAGCTGCCTTCCATCACATTGTTATCATTACCTGGTCACAGAGATGCTGAATGTTGCTTATATCTTCTTCGGACACTTCGGTTCCCATGGAAATTTCCGCGGCAGCTTTCACCTCCTCTTCGACGTCTTCAGGCAGGACCTCCGACAGGTCGGAACTGGAGAAATTTCTTCTGTCccctgcaaagaaaaagaaaagaaataggaaGGAGGAGAAATAGCAACAGgaatgaagatttttttaaaacaaacaaaacaaaaacacgaCAAACGTATTATATCCTGGCTTGTTTTAACGGTGCTGgcctgtttattattattattttctaattgactgtattttaatggttttgtttagCTGGAAGTTGCCTCAAGCAGATCTCTAAAGAAAcagcatacacattttctaagTACATACCATTCCTATTTAAGCACAATATCCTATGATCACAAAGGCACAAACAGGCTGCTTTTGGCAGATCAAGCCCATTTAAGCATAAGAACAACCAGAACCAATCACAGTTTTGGGAAACTTTCCACAACCTCCCTCCGTCATTACTTTTACCTGAAGTATCCATTTCCCAACTGTGCTtgaatgaagaagagctggtttttataccccacttttctctaccttttaagaaggttcaaagtggcttacagttgccttcctttcccctcctcacaacaggcaccttgtgaggtaggtggggctgagagagttcggagagaactgtgactggcccaa is a window from the Euleptes europaea isolate rEulEur1 chromosome 15, rEulEur1.hap1, whole genome shotgun sequence genome containing:
- the NOP58 gene encoding nucleolar protein 58 — translated: MLVLFETAAGYAIFKVLDEKKLQEVDSLWKEFETPEKANKIVKLKHFEKFQDTTEALAASTALVEGKISKNLKKILKKIVAKDAHEQLAVAEAKLGGVIKDKLNLSCIHSPMVTELMRGIRSQMEGLITGLPSREMAAMCLGLAHSLSRYKLKFSPDKVDTMIVQAISLLDDLDKELNNYIMRCREWYGWHFPELGKIITDNLTYCKCLKTIGDRRNFSSSDLSEVLPEDVEEEVKAAAEISMGTEVSEEDISNIQHLCDQVIEISDYRTQLYDYLKNRMMAIAPNLTVMVGELVGARLIAHAGSLLNLAKHPASTVQILGAEKALFRALKTKRDTPKFGLIYHASLVGQTTAKNKGKISRMLAAKTALTIRYDALGESTSAEMGVENRLKVETRLRHLEEKGIRRISGTGKALARADKYQHKSEVKTYDPSGESTLPLVPKKRKIETGEEETETPVKAKKAKVVEIKEEPEETQEEEEPVKKKKKKKQKEVVVSVEEVEEEEEQPTTSTAVENTEKKKKKKKKMKIKEEPEDD